The proteins below are encoded in one region of Methylocystis rosea:
- a CDS encoding Hsp20/alpha crystallin family protein, whose translation MRLPSLWSRQDIDPFRSLRREMEDAFRIFDTGLPTLSVGAKAPAINVAETVNAIEVTAELPGVEEKDIKVGLEGNRLTIAGEKKEESQRDEKEWHVEERSYGSFYRSMSLPFTPADGAVEAHLDKGVLHVTVKKPAEAASAAKTIEIQAGQPPKQS comes from the coding sequence ATGAGATTGCCGAGCCTGTGGTCCCGTCAGGACATAGACCCCTTTCGTTCGCTCCGACGCGAGATGGAAGATGCGTTTCGTATCTTCGATACCGGTCTTCCGACCCTGAGTGTCGGAGCGAAAGCGCCTGCGATTAACGTCGCCGAAACGGTTAACGCCATCGAGGTGACGGCCGAACTTCCCGGCGTCGAAGAAAAAGACATTAAAGTAGGCTTAGAAGGCAACCGGCTCACCATCGCCGGCGAGAAAAAAGAAGAAAGCCAAAGGGACGAGAAGGAGTGGCACGTCGAGGAGCGCAGCTACGGCTCGTTCTATCGCTCAATGTCCTTGCCATTCACTCCCGCTGACGGAGCCGTGGAGGCGCATTTAGACAAGGGCGTTCTCCACGTCACCGTCAAGAAACCTGCCGAAGCCGCTAGCGCCGCCAAGACAATCGAAATCCAGGCCGGCCAGCCTCCGAAGCAATCCTGA
- a CDS encoding GlxA family transcriptional regulator, whose product MEIVVLGFNGCLGAGFVGSVDMLKLSSLMISKEDNRQPFKTLTASFNGKPFEDSSGRALSVEKSVTAIKASSAIVVPGYLCDDNADFLSTPQIGTLAAWLRRQHALGALVCASCSGVFILGEAGLLDGRRCTTTWWRHDELKSRYPRADAIWGAPLIEDERIVTSGGPLSWVDLCLHVIRSLCGGDAAKIAADFAVVDTAPSTRSVYAPLSHFAAANAFLLEAEHVVRLAGEDPMTAQDLARALGMSSRTLNRRLKEATSETPKQFIDRVRFETARMLLETTKCSLKQLAASSGYSDAASFRRAFYRYSGMTPGAYRTQSRNRQT is encoded by the coding sequence ATGGAAATTGTCGTGCTCGGCTTCAACGGCTGCCTAGGAGCCGGATTCGTTGGCTCAGTCGATATGCTGAAGCTCAGCTCGCTAATGATCAGCAAAGAGGACAACCGTCAGCCTTTCAAGACTTTGACGGCGAGTTTTAATGGCAAGCCATTTGAAGATAGTAGCGGGCGCGCTCTAAGTGTAGAAAAGAGCGTCACTGCGATCAAGGCGTCAAGCGCGATAGTGGTACCTGGCTATCTATGCGACGACAATGCTGACTTCCTGTCAACGCCGCAGATTGGTACATTGGCCGCGTGGCTTCGCCGTCAACATGCACTTGGTGCTTTGGTATGCGCTTCGTGTAGCGGCGTGTTTATTCTTGGCGAAGCTGGGTTACTTGATGGTCGCCGTTGCACAACCACGTGGTGGCGTCACGATGAATTGAAAAGCCGCTATCCGCGAGCCGACGCTATATGGGGCGCTCCGCTCATCGAGGACGAGAGGATAGTAACGTCGGGCGGGCCTTTATCGTGGGTTGACTTGTGTTTGCATGTCATTCGTTCGCTGTGTGGTGGAGATGCTGCAAAGATAGCTGCTGATTTCGCGGTCGTCGACACGGCCCCCTCGACGCGCTCGGTATATGCTCCACTTAGTCATTTTGCTGCGGCGAACGCCTTCTTGCTTGAAGCGGAGCACGTCGTCCGGCTAGCTGGAGAGGACCCTATGACAGCTCAAGACCTCGCACGCGCACTTGGCATGTCGAGTCGGACTTTGAATCGGCGGCTAAAAGAGGCGACCAGCGAGACGCCAAAGCAATTTATTGATCGCGTGCGCTTCGAAACCGCTCGAATGCTACTTGAGACGACAAAATGCTCGCTGAAGCAACTGGCTGCAAGCTCTGGGTATTCGGATGCAGCGAGCTTTCGACGAGCATTTTATCGATACTCCGGCATGACGCCTGGGGCTTACCGTACCCAGAGTCGCAATCGACAAACTTAG
- a CDS encoding DNA-binding domain-containing protein, translating to MNSNNENAPCPDDADTTGSDDPQWLEACRREEAIRELLGRSAGDRLRTSDVEDVALDLGISRATLYRLVAIYRETPTVEALQPKPRGRSKGALALDKSRHKLIRQTIREVYLKPQRPTLTHLVEQIHLRFVQHGWPLPDRRTIKTRVDDIERRLVARKRKDKRAIKATTPVPGEYKASRPLEVVQIDHTLVDLIVVHEETREPLARPWLTLAIDVFTRMITGFHLSMDPLHGFP from the coding sequence ATGAACAGCAATAATGAGAACGCGCCCTGCCCTGATGACGCCGACACGACGGGGTCCGACGACCCGCAGTGGTTAGAGGCATGTCGACGCGAGGAGGCCATCAGAGAATTGTTAGGCCGCTCCGCGGGCGACCGGCTACGAACAAGCGACGTCGAAGATGTTGCTTTGGACCTCGGGATCAGTCGCGCGACACTTTATCGCCTCGTCGCGATCTATCGCGAAACGCCCACCGTTGAGGCGCTTCAGCCGAAGCCGCGAGGCCGATCGAAAGGGGCGCTCGCTCTCGACAAATCGCGTCATAAGTTGATCCGCCAGACGATCCGGGAAGTCTATCTGAAGCCGCAGCGTCCAACGCTGACCCACCTCGTCGAACAAATCCATTTGCGTTTCGTCCAGCACGGATGGCCATTGCCAGATCGTCGAACGATCAAGACGCGCGTCGATGACATCGAGAGGCGATTGGTCGCGCGTAAACGGAAGGACAAACGCGCGATCAAAGCGACAACGCCAGTTCCGGGCGAATACAAAGCCTCCCGGCCGCTCGAGGTGGTTCAGATCGATCACACGCTCGTCGATCTCATCGTCGTTCACGAAGAGACGCGCGAACCGCTCGCACGCCCTTGGCTGACGCTGGCGATCGATGTGTTTACGCGAATGATTACGGGCTTTCATCTTTCGATGGATCCCCTTCACGGCTTTCCGTGA
- a CDS encoding J domain-containing protein codes for MTSTDPYSILGVARSATAVEIKAAYRLLAHERHPDKKSGSHEAFVQLTAAYEYALARCGRPAGSSASTSPPPRQESFDEFMARTYRHWERSSQEREEYFRRTHAHAPFRLLWWRLSHDLLAAAHDLAKLLRRKS; via the coding sequence ATGACGAGCACCGATCCATACAGTATCCTCGGCGTCGCGCGATCTGCGACGGCCGTGGAGATCAAGGCGGCGTATCGGCTGCTCGCGCACGAGCGACACCCCGACAAGAAGAGCGGATCGCACGAAGCATTCGTCCAACTGACCGCAGCCTATGAGTACGCGCTCGCCCGATGCGGACGGCCGGCGGGCTCTTCCGCGAGCACTTCCCCACCGCCACGGCAGGAATCCTTTGACGAGTTCATGGCGCGCACGTATCGGCACTGGGAGCGCTCCTCCCAGGAGCGAGAGGAATATTTTCGGCGAACGCATGCACATGCGCCATTCCGGCTTTTGTGGTGGCGTCTATCTCACGACTTGCTCGCCGCCGCGCACGACCTGGCAAAGCTTCTCCGTCGTAAATCATAA
- a CDS encoding Mu transposase C-terminal domain-containing protein, producing the protein MHLLPGTSFGNPIERGSYDPKKNSAMSLRELECFLGWEIAGGYHDRIHSTLMRSPLAVWREHEARINLRMPHDRMAFWVSLLPEAYRTLRPDGVWLHGLPYWSNVLSADLGGAKRELLVKYDPRDISRIFVQRPSGRFVEARSRDLTCPSISLREWKLRRRETRAQARAEREPNQWITTAKAKRRIVDDAIRKTAQARRDPQPKNKISVDDEGFGSLKGIDSRTPSILEIAEKQRDR; encoded by the coding sequence ATGCATCTTCTGCCCGGCACTTCATTTGGAAATCCGATCGAACGAGGGTCCTACGATCCGAAAAAGAATTCAGCCATGTCGTTGCGAGAGCTCGAATGCTTTCTCGGCTGGGAGATTGCGGGCGGCTATCACGACCGAATACACAGCACCTTGATGCGCTCACCATTGGCAGTCTGGCGCGAACATGAGGCGCGGATCAATCTGCGCATGCCGCATGATCGAATGGCCTTCTGGGTTTCGTTATTGCCCGAGGCGTATCGAACACTCAGGCCAGACGGCGTCTGGTTGCATGGATTGCCATACTGGTCGAACGTTTTAAGCGCCGATCTCGGAGGCGCCAAACGCGAGCTTTTAGTCAAATATGATCCCCGAGATATTTCAAGAATTTTTGTTCAGCGTCCTTCCGGGCGTTTCGTCGAAGCCCGGAGCCGCGATCTTACGTGCCCATCAATAAGTCTCCGCGAATGGAAACTACGTCGGCGCGAAACGCGAGCGCAAGCGCGCGCGGAACGCGAACCGAACCAGTGGATCACTACTGCAAAGGCCAAGCGTCGCATTGTTGACGATGCAATAAGGAAGACGGCGCAGGCCCGCCGCGACCCGCAGCCCAAAAACAAGATTTCGGTGGATGACGAAGGATTCGGCTCGCTCAAGGGCATCGACTCGCGCACTCCTTCCATTCTGGAAATCGCGGAGAAGCAGCGTGATCGATAG
- a CDS encoding integrase core domain-containing protein yields MPWKGCSVMEERLRFVARLLDGEAMSDVCREFGISRKTGYKIFDRYKEHGLEALTDRSRRPVRYANQLPEQIESLILRCKREKPHWGARKNRELLLRKLDGDFRVPANSTIHAVLCRHGLVKALGRRRPRAQGTELSPGLAPNDLWCVDFKGEFKLGSGRYCYPLTVTDHASRFLLLCEALESTREDPAITAFGRLFRERGLPGAIRSDNGVPFASPNGLFGLSKLSVWWLRLGVEIERIKPGHPQQNGRHERMHLTLKKEATRPPGMNSLQQQARFDAFIKEFNDERPHEALDMKRPADVYRPSAKPYDGKLPEIDYPLHDRDVMVTSCGRICMYRKRVNISSVLAGQRLGIKEIDDGIWLVSFMSYDLGFIDLEQKTLQPLDNPFGPRLSPMS; encoded by the coding sequence ATGCCCTGGAAGGGGTGTTCGGTTATGGAAGAGCGTCTTCGGTTCGTCGCGCGTCTGCTCGACGGCGAGGCGATGAGCGATGTGTGCCGGGAGTTCGGCATCTCGCGCAAGACGGGATACAAAATCTTCGATCGTTACAAGGAGCACGGCCTCGAGGCGCTCACCGACCGCTCGCGGCGGCCGGTGCGCTACGCCAACCAGCTGCCCGAGCAGATTGAAAGCCTCATCCTGCGCTGCAAGCGTGAAAAGCCCCATTGGGGCGCGCGCAAGAATCGCGAGCTGCTGCTGCGCAAGCTCGACGGCGATTTCCGCGTCCCCGCCAACAGCACGATCCATGCGGTCTTGTGCCGGCACGGCCTCGTCAAGGCGCTCGGACGCCGCCGCCCGCGGGCGCAGGGCACGGAGCTTTCGCCCGGCCTTGCTCCCAATGATCTCTGGTGTGTGGACTTCAAGGGCGAGTTCAAGCTCGGCTCCGGACGCTACTGCTATCCGCTCACCGTCACCGATCACGCCTCGCGCTTCCTGCTGCTCTGCGAGGCGCTGGAATCGACCAGAGAGGACCCGGCGATCACCGCCTTCGGCCGGCTGTTTCGTGAGCGCGGCCTCCCCGGCGCCATCCGCTCCGACAATGGCGTTCCCTTCGCCAGCCCCAACGGCCTCTTCGGCCTCTCCAAGCTCTCCGTCTGGTGGCTGCGCCTGGGCGTCGAGATCGAGCGCATCAAGCCCGGCCATCCTCAGCAGAACGGCCGCCACGAGCGCATGCACCTGACCTTGAAGAAGGAGGCGACCCGTCCGCCCGGCATGAACAGCTTGCAGCAACAGGCCCGCTTCGACGCGTTCATCAAGGAGTTCAACGACGAAAGGCCGCACGAAGCGCTCGACATGAAGCGCCCGGCCGATGTCTATCGCCCGTCCGCCAAGCCCTATGACGGGAAATTACCGGAAATCGACTATCCGCTGCACGATCGCGACGTGATGGTCACCTCATGCGGGCGCATCTGCATGTATCGAAAGCGCGTCAACATCTCGTCCGTGCTCGCCGGTCAGCGCCTCGGAATCAAGGAAATCGACGACGGCATTTGGCTCGTCAGCTTCATGAGCTACGATCTCGGCTTCATCGATCTGGAGCAGAAAACCTTGCAACCCCTCGACAACCCCTTCGGCCCGAGGTTGTCACCCATGTCTTAG
- the amoC gene encoding bacterial ammonia monooxygenase, subunit AmoC, with amino-acid sequence MSVTTEVAGRSRAEVEKVVDLRGMWIGLAVLNGFYLIVRIYEQIYGWRAGLDSFAPEFQTYWMSILWTEIPLELISGIGLAGWLWKTRVRDMSTVTPRQEMKAIADNAAWLVVYAAAIYWGASFFTEQDGTWHMTVIRDTDFTPSHIIEFYMSYPIYSIMAIGCFFHAKTRIPYFSKGYSIAYLIVSIGPFMIIPNVGLNEWGHTFWFMEELFVAPLHWGFVFFGWMALGVFGVVIQLLLNIHRVIGKEGVELLTGA; translated from the coding sequence ATGAGTGTGACAACAGAAGTTGCGGGCCGGTCCCGTGCAGAAGTGGAAAAAGTTGTCGACCTAAGGGGAATGTGGATCGGGCTCGCCGTTCTGAACGGGTTCTATCTGATCGTGCGCATATACGAGCAGATTTACGGCTGGCGGGCTGGCCTCGATTCATTCGCGCCGGAGTTCCAGACCTATTGGATGAGCATTCTGTGGACGGAAATTCCGCTGGAGCTCATCTCAGGCATCGGCCTCGCCGGCTGGCTCTGGAAGACGCGCGTGCGTGACATGTCGACCGTGACGCCGCGTCAGGAGATGAAGGCCATCGCCGACAATGCAGCCTGGCTCGTCGTCTATGCGGCGGCGATCTATTGGGGCGCGTCTTTCTTCACCGAGCAGGACGGCACGTGGCACATGACGGTGATTCGCGACACGGACTTCACCCCGTCGCACATCATCGAGTTCTACATGAGCTATCCGATCTACTCGATCATGGCGATCGGCTGCTTCTTCCATGCGAAGACGCGAATCCCCTACTTCTCGAAGGGCTATTCGATTGCCTATCTGATCGTCTCGATCGGACCCTTCATGATCATTCCGAACGTTGGCCTGAATGAGTGGGGCCACACGTTCTGGTTTATGGAAGAGCTGTTCGTTGCGCCGCTGCATTGGGGCTTCGTGTTCTTCGGCTGGATGGCGCTCGGCGTGTTCGGGGTCGTGATCCAACTCCTGCTGAACATCCATCGTGTCATCGGCAAGGAAGGCGTCGAACTGCTGACCGGCGCGTAA
- a CDS encoding NepR family anti-sigma factor → MYGDILGEPLPDRFLDLLERLETDRVLVFGVPDRQKKRDASINSPKERGLFSRFVRQQLRAG, encoded by the coding sequence ATGTACGGTGACATCCTTGGTGAGCCGCTTCCAGATCGGTTTCTTGATCTCCTGGAGAGGCTAGAAACGGACAGGGTCTTGGTTTTCGGCGTCCCGGACCGCCAAAAAAAGCGCGACGCCTCAATAAATAGTCCAAAGGAGCGGGGTTTATTCAGCCGATTCGTCCGTCAACAGCTGAGGGCGGGCTAA
- a CDS encoding cupin domain-containing protein gives MLNFVVAFAILFLAASASAKADEVEIKGFHQKIKAELSDLGQLAELNGKYRIRVTQTTIDPGGYMHAHLHLGPGLRCVLSGEMTYTLGGTPTIYRAGDCFAETGSVAHESSNTGAAPVELLTFELLPASAPEGKGSAIPVPAK, from the coding sequence ATGTTGAACTTCGTCGTCGCTTTCGCCATCTTGTTCCTTGCCGCCTCGGCCAGCGCCAAGGCGGACGAAGTAGAGATCAAAGGCTTTCACCAGAAAATCAAAGCTGAACTCTCGGACCTTGGCCAACTCGCCGAGCTCAACGGCAAGTACCGTATCCGCGTGACGCAGACGACCATCGACCCAGGGGGCTACATGCATGCGCATCTTCACCTCGGGCCGGGGCTGCGCTGCGTCCTTTCCGGGGAGATGACCTATACGCTCGGCGGAACGCCGACCATTTACAGGGCGGGCGATTGTTTCGCAGAGACCGGCTCGGTCGCCCATGAATCGAGCAACACTGGCGCAGCTCCGGTCGAACTTCTGACCTTCGAACTGCTGCCCGCCAGCGCGCCGGAAGGCAAAGGTTCGGCGATCCCGGTTCCGGCGAAATAA
- the scpB gene encoding SMC-Scp complex subunit ScpB — protein MPSMKAHRQDSAPPPNRRVPRRDGDLLFDADLSDLPQAMRWREWMGRVEAAIFAAPSPVTRDALTKLVGRDCNFDDLICDIREDLRARPYDLVLVAGGYQLRTKPRYADAIRVLNNGAHAAGPPALTPTELLTVTAIAYLQPATRAELSQFAGREISRDVIGALKRHRLIDAALRAPEPGAPFAYVTTRKFLEVFGLASLRDLPDIERLEDEGLLERPQPEADLDALLFAEEEDLEEHWE, from the coding sequence ATGCCGTCGATGAAGGCGCATCGACAGGACAGTGCGCCGCCGCCAAACCGTCGTGTGCCGCGGCGCGATGGGGATTTGCTGTTCGACGCCGATCTTTCCGATCTGCCACAGGCGATGCGCTGGCGCGAATGGATGGGGCGCGTCGAAGCGGCGATCTTCGCCGCGCCGTCGCCGGTCACGCGCGACGCGCTCACCAAACTGGTCGGGCGCGATTGCAATTTTGATGATTTGATTTGCGACATTCGCGAAGATTTGCGGGCAAGGCCCTATGACCTCGTTCTCGTCGCCGGCGGCTATCAACTGCGCACCAAACCGCGCTACGCCGACGCCATTCGCGTCCTGAACAACGGCGCCCACGCCGCCGGACCGCCAGCGCTGACGCCGACCGAACTCCTCACCGTGACGGCGATCGCCTATCTGCAGCCAGCGACGCGCGCGGAGCTGTCGCAGTTTGCAGGGCGAGAAATCAGCCGCGACGTCATTGGAGCGCTCAAGCGCCATCGGCTGATCGACGCCGCATTGCGCGCGCCGGAGCCCGGCGCGCCGTTCGCCTACGTGACGACGAGGAAGTTCCTAGAGGTCTTCGGACTCGCGTCGCTGCGCGATCTCCCCGACATCGAACGGCTCGAAGACGAGGGACTTTTGGAGAGGCCGCAGCCGGAGGCCGATCTTGACGCCCTTCTTTTCGCGGAAGAGGAGGATCTCGAAGAGCATTGGGAATGA
- a CDS encoding putative quinol monooxygenase codes for MVKFGILATLEAKIGKEHEVAAFLKSALPLVEAEPGTVSWFAIRVSPTTFAIFDVFNDEAGRDAHLAGEVAKALMAKAPELFSQPPKIGKVDVLAAKLG; via the coding sequence ATGGTGAAATTTGGCATCTTGGCGACGCTGGAGGCGAAGATCGGCAAGGAGCACGAGGTTGCAGCGTTCTTGAAATCGGCGCTGCCGCTCGTGGAAGCAGAGCCCGGCACAGTGTCGTGGTTCGCGATCCGAGTGTCACCCACCACTTTCGCCATTTTCGACGTTTTCAATGACGAAGCCGGCAGAGACGCTCATCTTGCTGGGGAAGTCGCGAAAGCGCTCATGGCGAAAGCGCCGGAGCTTTTCTCGCAGCCACCCAAAATCGGGAAGGTTGACGTGCTGGCGGCAAAGCTGGGCTGA
- a CDS encoding DUF1403 family protein encodes MCPDTQWAKVGGVQHDAASAHFFAAGASLARLDQLLRCPGGDISRAGIGSADVSRADGRAADASSPGKNFGEGGLEPVFAGALRQRLALRAATACAAIARLREDEGALRDAEHLAGFDAAPTPGGRLHRLWRLFTTPSVRLDARVVRVAADCLDLPPAIDCEALAALVDERSTAENPLNAAARVSALALGVIGDAAQFDAEIFALWFADLVLARRLAWQAPLPLLATTITHPSMRTATGRRPRPSDADWDLSAARAMARAAQESYALATELSRRSNILLSVAPKLRAKKAARVVDLLLADDCVSPTRAATSAGLSDRATRRLFDRLMALGAVRELSGRANFRLYGL; translated from the coding sequence ATGTGTCCTGACACGCAGTGGGCGAAGGTCGGCGGCGTTCAACACGACGCGGCCAGCGCGCACTTCTTCGCCGCCGGCGCCAGTCTTGCCCGCCTCGACCAGCTTTTGCGTTGCCCCGGAGGCGATATTTCGCGCGCCGGAATCGGCTCCGCCGATGTTTCGCGCGCCGACGGAAGAGCCGCCGATGCTTCGAGCCCCGGCAAAAACTTCGGGGAAGGAGGCCTCGAACCCGTTTTTGCCGGCGCCCTGCGGCAGCGCCTCGCCTTGCGCGCCGCAACCGCCTGCGCCGCGATAGCGCGTCTGCGCGAAGACGAAGGCGCCCTGCGCGACGCCGAACATCTCGCCGGCTTCGACGCGGCGCCGACGCCCGGCGGCCGCCTGCATCGGCTGTGGCGCCTGTTCACAACGCCTTCTGTGCGGCTCGATGCGCGCGTCGTGAGAGTCGCGGCCGATTGTCTCGATTTACCGCCGGCCATCGATTGCGAAGCGCTCGCCGCCCTTGTGGATGAGCGGTCGACAGCTGAGAATCCGCTCAATGCTGCGGCCCGCGTGAGCGCGCTAGCGCTGGGCGTCATCGGTGACGCGGCGCAATTCGACGCCGAAATTTTTGCGCTGTGGTTCGCCGATCTTGTGTTGGCGCGGCGCCTCGCGTGGCAGGCGCCGCTGCCGCTGTTGGCGACGACGATCACGCATCCATCGATGCGCACGGCGACCGGACGCCGACCACGGCCGAGCGATGCCGATTGGGATTTGAGCGCCGCGCGCGCCATGGCGCGCGCGGCGCAAGAGTCTTACGCGCTGGCGACAGAACTGTCGCGGCGTTCCAATATACTGTTGAGCGTTGCGCCAAAATTGCGCGCCAAAAAGGCGGCGCGCGTCGTCGATTTGTTGCTCGCCGACGATTGCGTTTCGCCGACGCGGGCGGCGACGTCGGCCGGCCTTTCCGATCGCGCCACGCGGCGTTTGTTCGATCGGTTGATGGCGCTTGGCGCCGTGCGCGAACTCTCCGGTCGCGCCAATTTTCGACTTTACGGACTGTGA
- a CDS encoding putative quinol monooxygenase: protein MTKPGLFVALEAKVGKEKQLATFLRDALPLVEAEPNTASWFAIQMSLSRFGIFDTFPDEKGREAHLSGGVAKALMANAPDLLEKPPSIEKIEILVEKLPNR from the coding sequence ATGACTAAGCCAGGATTGTTTGTTGCTCTTGAAGCCAAGGTGGGAAAAGAGAAGCAATTAGCTACCTTCTTGAGAGACGCGCTGCCACTCGTCGAGGCAGAACCAAATACCGCCAGCTGGTTTGCAATCCAGATGAGCCTGTCAAGGTTTGGTATTTTCGATACCTTTCCGGACGAGAAGGGGCGCGAGGCCCATCTCTCTGGAGGAGTAGCCAAAGCACTAATGGCGAACGCTCCGGATCTCCTGGAGAAGCCTCCATCAATAGAAAAAATTGAGATCTTGGTTGAAAAACTCCCCAACCGATGA
- the smbP gene encoding small metal-binding protein SmbP has translation MNRRIFVLALGLGVAAFVAPRVALAEDHLAEAISHTKEAIDHGKQGHADVLVTHAEAALKHAEAAEKAKKNEHTKEGITHLKASITEGNKKDAKAATGHAEEALTHLEAAQK, from the coding sequence ATGAACCGCAGAATTTTTGTACTCGCGCTGGGTCTTGGAGTCGCGGCCTTCGTAGCGCCCCGCGTCGCGCTCGCCGAGGATCATTTGGCCGAGGCGATTAGCCACACCAAGGAAGCGATCGACCACGGCAAACAAGGTCATGCGGATGTGTTGGTGACGCACGCCGAAGCCGCGCTTAAACACGCTGAAGCGGCGGAAAAAGCGAAGAAGAATGAGCACACCAAGGAAGGAATTACCCATCTGAAGGCGTCAATTACGGAAGGCAATAAAAAGGACGCCAAAGCTGCGACCGGACACGCCGAAGAGGCGTTGACGCATCTGGAAGCGGCGCAGAAATAA
- a CDS encoding universal stress protein, translated as MFKNILVAIDLTESEMTKQAIDKAAALARAFNSELRLVNVQTLIPIAFLDYVKGNFDKDIRQGLEKEIAALAASIDHPTGRISTVVLFGPVYQKVLAEAEEWGAEVIVVGSHRPGMDRFLIGSNAGAIVHHAKCSVLVVRQ; from the coding sequence ATGTTCAAAAATATTCTTGTCGCGATCGATCTCACCGAATCTGAGATGACCAAGCAGGCGATCGACAAAGCGGCAGCGCTCGCCAGGGCTTTCAATAGCGAACTCAGGCTGGTCAATGTGCAGACGCTTATTCCCATTGCCTTCCTCGACTACGTCAAGGGAAATTTCGACAAGGATATTCGGCAAGGCCTTGAGAAGGAGATCGCGGCCCTAGCGGCTAGCATCGATCATCCGACCGGCCGAATCTCGACCGTTGTGCTGTTCGGTCCCGTCTATCAAAAGGTTCTGGCGGAGGCCGAGGAGTGGGGCGCCGAAGTCATCGTCGTAGGCTCCCACCGGCCAGGAATGGATCGGTTTCTCATTGGCTCCAACGCCGGCGCCATCGTACACCACGCAAAGTGCTCAGTGCTCGTCGTGCGGCAGTAG
- a CDS encoding GlxA family transcriptional regulator, with amino-acid sequence MDVVVLGYRDCIGSAFLGPYDMLTMSLRMLTKPGRPLPFELVTASFNGAPFDDGNRRRQEVDKGLDSIKSCSAVIVPAYICDGNNRLSLSIEIGAIAAWLRHQHALGAIVCASCNGVFILGEAGLLDGRRCTTTWWRHDDLKANYPRAQVAWGASLIEENRVVTAGGPLSWIDLSLHVIRSLCGGDAAKEAADFTVVDTTPSTQTIYVPPGHLAASNRFLLEAERVVRQAGDAPLTARQLAVALNSSERTLHRRLKETSGETPKGFIDRVRFEITRTLLETTAHSVKELSQTSGYSDQTSFRRAFQRYSGMTPGAYRAWIKARRGTA; translated from the coding sequence ATGGATGTTGTTGTCCTTGGCTATCGCGATTGCATCGGGTCTGCGTTTCTGGGTCCCTATGACATGCTTACGATGAGTCTTCGGATGCTCACGAAGCCAGGTAGACCGCTGCCGTTTGAACTCGTTACCGCGAGCTTTAATGGCGCGCCTTTTGATGACGGAAACCGTAGGCGGCAGGAGGTAGATAAGGGCCTTGATTCGATCAAGTCTTGCAGCGCTGTCATCGTCCCAGCTTACATATGTGATGGTAATAATCGTCTGTCACTCTCTATCGAAATTGGTGCAATCGCGGCCTGGTTGAGGCATCAACATGCGCTTGGCGCAATTGTGTGCGCCTCCTGCAACGGGGTCTTCATTCTTGGCGAGGCTGGGCTACTTGATGGTCGCCGTTGCACAACAACGTGGTGGCGGCACGATGATTTGAAGGCCAATTATCCACGCGCACAGGTCGCGTGGGGTGCGTCTCTTATTGAAGAAAATCGTGTTGTAACTGCGGGCGGGCCGCTTTCATGGATCGACCTTTCGCTCCACGTCATTCGCTCTCTTTGCGGTGGTGACGCCGCGAAAGAGGCTGCAGATTTCACGGTTGTTGACACGACGCCATCAACTCAAACCATTTATGTCCCTCCCGGACATTTGGCAGCGTCCAACCGGTTCTTGCTTGAAGCTGAGAGGGTGGTTCGCCAGGCCGGTGATGCACCGCTAACAGCCCGGCAACTCGCAGTTGCGCTCAATTCCTCAGAGAGGACGCTCCACAGACGCCTTAAAGAAACCTCAGGAGAAACTCCGAAAGGCTTCATCGATCGAGTACGTTTTGAAATCACTCGAACGCTGCTCGAGACGACTGCACATTCCGTTAAAGAGTTGTCGCAGACCTCAGGATACTCAGATCAAACTAGCTTTCGCCGCGCATTTCAGCGTTATTCTGGAATGACCCCAGGTGCCTATAGGGCATGGATAAAAGCGCGCCGAGGGACTGCGTGA